One Hemibagrus wyckioides isolate EC202008001 linkage group LG07, SWU_Hwy_1.0, whole genome shotgun sequence DNA segment encodes these proteins:
- the LOC131356109 gene encoding guanylate kinase-like isoform X1, whose amino-acid sequence MYQEVMAGLRPVVLSGPSGAGKTRLLEMLLKEFDGVFGYVVSHTTRKPRPGEEDVKCTCTHTHTHPHPHPHTHTHTMYITECVMMCVTDYHVSREEMQAGITKGDFIESAEFSGNMYGTSKAAVQAVQDQNLIAIWAVNMQGVKSIKKTNLNPIYISIQPPSMDVLEKRLRARKTENEESLQKRLQTALVEMEFSKETVQFDVVIINDNLDEAYGKLKAALLQEIQKVKSTTKA is encoded by the exons ATGTATCAGGAAG tgatggcaGGACTGAGGCCGGTGGTTTTAAGCGGTCCCTCAGGTGCTGGGAAAACCAGACTACTCGAAATGCTGCTCAAAGAGTTTGATGGTGTCTTCGGCTACGTTGTCTCCc ATACGACACGGAAACCTCGTCCAGGGGAGGAGGATGTAaaatgtacatgcacacacacgcacacacacccacacccacacccacacacacacacacacacaatgtacataacAGAGTGTGTTATGATGTGTGTTACAGATTATCATGTCAGCAGAGAGGAAATGCAGGCAGGAATCACTAAAGGAGATTTTATCGAGAGCGCAGAATTCTCAGGGAACATGTACGGAACAAG TAAAGCTGCGGTCCAGGCTGTTCAGGACCAAAATCTGATTGCCATTTGGGCTGTTAACATGCAAGGAGTGAAGAGCATTAAGAAAACCAATTTAAACCCCATCTATATCTCCATCCAACCTCCATCCATGGATGtgctg gagaaGAGGTTAAGAGCAAGAAAGACCGAGAATGAGGAGAGTTTACAGAAGCGTCTCCAGACTGCACTGGTCGAAATGGAGTTCA GTAAAGAGACTGTTCAGTTTGATGTGGTCATCATTAACGATAATCTGGATGAAGCCTACGGGAAATTAAAAGCAGCTCTTCTGCAG GAAATCCAAAAAGTCAAAAGCACCACCAAAGCCTGA
- the LOC131356109 gene encoding guanylate kinase-like isoform X2 yields MYQEVMAGLRPVVLSGPSGAGKTRLLEMLLKEFDGVFGYVVSHTTRKPRPGEEDVKYYHVSREEMQAGITKGDFIESAEFSGNMYGTSKAAVQAVQDQNLIAIWAVNMQGVKSIKKTNLNPIYISIQPPSMDVLEKRLRARKTENEESLQKRLQTALVEMEFSKETVQFDVVIINDNLDEAYGKLKAALLQEIQKVKSTTKA; encoded by the exons ATGTATCAGGAAG tgatggcaGGACTGAGGCCGGTGGTTTTAAGCGGTCCCTCAGGTGCTGGGAAAACCAGACTACTCGAAATGCTGCTCAAAGAGTTTGATGGTGTCTTCGGCTACGTTGTCTCCc ATACGACACGGAAACCTCGTCCAGGGGAGGAGGATGTAaaat ATTATCATGTCAGCAGAGAGGAAATGCAGGCAGGAATCACTAAAGGAGATTTTATCGAGAGCGCAGAATTCTCAGGGAACATGTACGGAACAAG TAAAGCTGCGGTCCAGGCTGTTCAGGACCAAAATCTGATTGCCATTTGGGCTGTTAACATGCAAGGAGTGAAGAGCATTAAGAAAACCAATTTAAACCCCATCTATATCTCCATCCAACCTCCATCCATGGATGtgctg gagaaGAGGTTAAGAGCAAGAAAGACCGAGAATGAGGAGAGTTTACAGAAGCGTCTCCAGACTGCACTGGTCGAAATGGAGTTCA GTAAAGAGACTGTTCAGTTTGATGTGGTCATCATTAACGATAATCTGGATGAAGCCTACGGGAAATTAAAAGCAGCTCTTCTGCAG GAAATCCAAAAAGTCAAAAGCACCACCAAAGCCTGA